TAAAGTACTAACTCCTAAAACGACTACTGTTTAACTGAAATCCATGTCTTCCTCAACGTTTCCACCCTCTGCGCTCTCTGGGAATTGTAAATTTATACCAGAGTCCGAGTCCTGCTCAAATCTATATAAGTAACGTGGGCACTTCAAGGCTTCTAAAACATCAATTATAGGAGTAACTAATATTTTACCATTGGGCAGACCACTCTCTAAGATCCCTATAGCAGCTGCACAGTCCGGATGTCCGATGAAAGCAAGTGCTCCAGAATCACCAATTTCTGCAAAGGATAAATTATGTTTCGGTAAAATTTCTAGTTGGTTATACAATCGAACTCCAAAGTTCGAATCGTCAACGTGATTGGATCCCACACGAACTGCAGCACCTTGTAGTCCAATGTAGCCTGTAGTTGGTCCAGTAGTCATACCAAATTTATACACTTCCGTCATAGGCCGTAACAGATTTGCGTCAATAACATTACCGGAATCGAAGACAAAAGGTTTATCTAGGTCAAAACCTGTTGAATGTAAAAAAGAATTGATCAGCGGCATATGGGGTATAATTGTAAGACATATCTATGTCAATAATGACAGGCCAGTTCCGCAACATTTTAGTTTGCAGATTACTTTGCACTGCAAAATGTACgagggcgttcaataaatacccggaaaagtgctctcaattccTCATGTATcagcaaaaataaatgaaaatgctacaaaatgtagactagggaatactgagttgatagGTCAAAAGtagattgtctttggataaataataagtaaatgcgagtccccatggcaacgtcatgtgacgtcatccggcccaattttgtctctttttctattttacatgcgctaaaacattacttgccacttacctaattttcaagctaccttttcttaaattgggtgaatattgGTATGGAAAGTAAGCGTTACGCtaataacgtcaaattataaatgtgacatcattaaaatatttggcaggcatattgagttggtcgtcgcttgaaaatTAGTCttgaacggagatgtgagatagcattttgtgttctgaatcaaaaatcaaggaaagagacaaatgctatgctgaaaaaggtttaagggacaatgccctgaagaaaacaaaattttattagtgggacgtggcatttaaaagtggtcaggagaatattgctgacgacttgtgttacagacatgaaaaataacgctcagtcacatttaataaattaaagagctccttgatagggcatcagttcagtgtcAAATTTCTTCAATACCacaggaacatcatatgaacagtatttatttattcttaggaaggtgtaaaaatgcatttaatggtgataaacattgaatcagtggtaatcacgagttgtattgattaactgagtgtgatatgacagcatcataatgactttgggccgcttttgaggtgatggcgttgcctaggagatgacaaataaatattgtgcatgttttgaaatctgtaatttaggtatttgcattcagtatgttcatatccttcatgttttcaaagtttaccaaaatgagaccagaaataaagaaatgagagcactttttcgggtatttattgaacacccctcgtacatgAACCAGAATGAATATCTAACAATACTGTTCAAACCAGAATAATATGCAAAGTTACGAACTTTTTGCATAACCCGACTGACATATAAAGCACTCTATTTGATTGAAAATTGAATTAACCACTTAACCGTTAACATGTATATGCATTACACTATTTATGTTTACGATCAATACATTTGCACCAATATACTGGAATACTGCAATTTTAAGATCTACTTTTAGCGTACATACAACAGGTTGTAAGATATAATAGTAGCTGGACCTGTGATGTTGCATTTAGTTGGGATGGAATTTGCCAGTTCTTATGCGAAAGCGTTGAGTGTCATAGAAATGTGTTGTATAAAAATATCGCTATAGatgatatttttaaatcaaacacCATAATCTTGTATCCCTTTGAAACAGCATGGCGTTGGCCTTACGACAAGGTAAAgaagaatatttatattttttataaatgaaaggGAGGTTTCACATAGGAAAACGGAACTAGATATACTTATGACTGTTGCCTGATACTTAAATATGTTAagcttttaacttaaaaattaaaagaagatCAAGTAATGTTTTCTGTCATGGAAATCGCGGAGTAAATTTTGCCGCAAATTCCTGTGCTTATGTTGTAGCCGATCCTATTAGTGTGTAAAGGGATAGTGTtaactaacaaacaaaaatatttatacagcTTGAGCAAATAGTTTACATAAAGTGTATTTTCAAGATATCGTGTATATGTACTACATATTTCAAGCAGTAAGcttgaaaacatttaattctttTCACGCTATGTCCTCAACTAGCCAATCAGTTTTTAGAAGGCATTGTTATTGTCACTAAGTCTAGTGAACGCCGTATTGGTTCAGCGGAACGGAACTTTGAACAAAACTTAAGCGTCAATGCAGAGATGCTACAAGCAGCAAGTTAATCCCGAGATTGATAAGACATCGTCGTCTTATCAAACAAATAACGCCAGCTCGACGATGGTCGATAGAAGTCAGAATAACCGAACGTGCTAAAATCAACTCACTTTAAGGGTTATAGAGCAGTGATTGCTaataaaaacacaattaaataaaacattcagTTTCATAATTTTGATTCCCTTTGTCCAGCCTAAATTGGTTGAATAATACCCAATACAAATGTAGATTCATACAAGTgatttaaatacaaattattttatccCGATAGATCATGTATATTAATTTAATAACGTAATTAAACTGGCAAACTACATTAACATATGGCATGCCTTAATTCGCGCCGTGTATCATACtagtatattattatatgtttgtTGGTATACATTGCtatacttaaaaacaaaatattaaaaatataactaATCCAATAGACTTGAAACAACCATAAGCGCCTTTTGACATGTCTGTTATGTGTCCTTTTTGTAGTGTTCTATATCATATTGAAACCAAATCTTTTGGCAGTAAAAACCTGCGTGATTGTATGGAacaatagaaaaaatatgtaaatattagttttttaaagtaacaatGGCATTAGATAAGTGTACCTTTGTTGGCATGAGGGAAGGACCCAGAGGTCGGTTTCCTACTCTGAATTTGTATTAGAGCCACATCAACACCTGGTGTGCGATCCCCTCCTTCTTTATATGAGGCAGCAACAACTCTACCGAAGGTTTCCGACTGTTCACAAGCCGGCTGGAAAACCATTTTCGTTTCCTTTTCCCCAAAGTCTACATAACTGTACTTCTTTATCCACTGCAGTTCTTCATATGACAAAACGACATGGGCACTTGTAATGCAACATAGGTCGAAGGTTTTGTGTTTAACAAACGCTCCAAGTGTACCACCTAACGTATCACCGTTATTGGTCCTCACACCAGCATGGATCCCACATcccatttttataactttatgATAGTCATTGGGTCCCTtgcaaatgaaattaaatttcccTTCTAAAACATCGGTTGGGAAATTATCAATTAAACTTGGTATAGGCTCCTCTTCTAGTGGAATTAAGTTCCGTACTTTTTTATCAACGTATATTGAAATACATGGTGTTTCAATTAGCTTGTGCTGTCCAGATGTTAAATAACCAATAGATTTAGCAACACCTGGAGTTATTGCATTGATAAatttatgtttattcattaatttttctGCATTCTTCGATATAATTTGTTTGAGCATTTCGAATGTCTCAACACCAAACTTATCGTAACATAGAGCTagtatttccttttcttttaacATTACTATCTGGCTTTCTTTTTCCAATGTGATATGAGAATTAATCAAATGAATTCTGAAGTCACTAACTCCGATATCAGACGATATCATATCGCTTTCTACGACAAAAACAATTTTGTCACTTGAAAGCGTGTATGCTGGCCACACTTTGCTACCGTTTTTTAATTTCTCTTGAATAGTGTCACAAATGTTTGCACAAACATTCCTTAATGCTTCAGAACGTTTACCAAAGATGCTGCAAATAGATTGTAATTCACTATCTGTCGGAAGTACATCGTCGAGTAGTAACTCTGAAGCTAAACCAACACTCCTCCGATAAATGCTTTCTGTCCAAGAGTCTTCAACTAATagaattttagaaatataattatatattttaaaatgtatcacTTAAGAAGAACTACAGACATAAATTCTATATTCTTAATTAAGTACATATTAAAGTGTATTCACCTAGCATTGTATTGATGCGGGATGAATATACAATTTGTCTGATACATCAGAATTGGGAAAAGTATTCTCAAGAAAGGAACTAAACATTAGCCAGAATGCAACTGAAAAACATCGCACGACATATCCCGAAAAAGACATAACTGGACAGGAGCTAAACATTTGCAAGAAAACACCAGTTCCTTTGCTAAGAACGAATTTAATTTTCGACAGAAAGTGACTGAAGATTCGTTATAAAGTAGCTGAACACTGACTAGAAAGAGTTTATCTTTGACTAGGAAAGAGCTAAACATTCGTCAGGAAGGATTTAAACATTCGCCAGAAAACAGCTGAACATTCGCTGGAAAGACATTTAATATGCTACAAAGGAGTTGAGCATTCGTAAAAATAGAATTGAACATTTGTCAGTCATGCAGCAGCTGAACATTTGCTAAAACGTTAAACATTCATTAAAAAGGAGCTTTATATTCAACAGGAAGCAGCTGGACATTCGTCCGTAAGCAGCTGAATATTCGTCAGAGAGCAAGATAAACTTTCGCTAAAAAGAAGCTGAACATTCGCCTGATAGGAAATAAGCATTATTCAGAAAGGAGTTGTACATTCTCCAGAAAGCAGCTTATTATTTGTTACAAAGCAGCTAAAGAGTTGCTGAAAAGGAGCTAAACATTCGCTTAAAAGAAGCTTAACTTTCGCAAGAAAGATGATAATTTGCCAGAAATTCGCCAGAAAGGAGATAAACAAAAGCTTAATTAGAATTGCATTTGCCAGAACGGAACTGAACATTAATTAAGAAGGAATTGATCACTAGCTTAACTCATCTTTTTCGATTGCTTACCACTTTTCTGCCAATTCCTTTCAAACGAACTTTCAACAAAAGTCTtacaaattgaaattgaaatCTCGTCAATAGCTCTAAAGACTTATCATATTCCCGATATCATTAGgaattataattttaatttatcagtTAACTGACATTTATTCCTCTTCAAAATAATAGTTTGTATCAAAACCAAATCAGTTTAGCGTTACGTGTTGTTTTAAATGACAGAAGAAAAGTATTCAATTTAAATATCAGGGCTACAAAATTTCAATAACAGAATTCCATACGTCTTGCATACTTTACTGGTATAGTGTGTAAATAATATATGACACAtgcaaaaatttaatgaaacgAAAAAGCCTATACAATCAATAACAAATCGGCTTTTCTGTAAATGCATTGCCTTTTTTAGCATCTTAAGATTTAACAAAGCTAGAATtcaatgtacattgtatatgaaacAATTGAAAGGAAAAATCAGATGAACGGCTTTTAATTCATTGCCAATAGAATAAATCAACAAACGTACACGCTGTCTAATGAATGAAcactgcttagctcagtaggtagagcgtcggtctacggatcgcggggtcgtgagttcgatccacgggctgggcgtatattctccgtgactatttgataaacgacattgtgtctgaaatcattagtcctccacctctaattcatgtgaggaagttggcagttacttgcggagaacaggtctgtactggtacagaatccaggaacactggttaggttaactgcacgccgttacatgactgaaatactgttgaaaaacggcgttaaacccaaaacaaacaaaaaacaaagtataAAAAAGTCACCAGAACTAAATAAAATGTGACTTAGTCCAAAATATTAGGACCTCAACCTTAAAGATATGACCATAGAATGGTAGTTTTCCTTATACACGAGTGACCTTATGCAAATCGTGGACATCTGTGATAGCTTTGTTATGTAGTCCTAGAGATTCGGCTTGAACGATTTCAGCAGAGACCACTCATTGATTCTACGTTAACTCAACACATTACGTTTTTACCTGTTTTATGATCTTTGTTATGCGGCCGTTTTATAAGACCCAGTTGTTTACTCGTACTAGGGACTGTTGATACACCTTTTTGTCGAAATCCTGAAAATGACAGAGTCcacaattgttttaaaatccagTATATTTATTTCGAATGTCCAAGTTTGAATGATAAATACATCAaacaatatattacaattttaacaaaaatgggGAATTACATTCTTATTTGAtacacaatattttatatttaataaaaatgggGAAATAAGCTAATCCTGCTTTAAGTAAGAAATGGGGAAATTTGCCAATATTCTCGCTTTGAGTAAGAGGTACATAATACAAAGATTAATAACAATCTTACCACAATAACAAGTACTTTTAgaaacttaaaatataattaacatcAATCTTGGCTATAATTGgcatattttataaaagttattattctAAATTTCAAGTCATGTTATAtttcaagaataagataaaattaCACAAAGTTGATTTAATAAAAgtcttataataataaaacaagtacATACCTGGAAATGACAGAGTCAACACGTGTTTAAAAATCCAGTATTTTTATTTCGAATGTCCAAGTTTGAATGATACTTGGACATTGGAGACTGGAGTTTTTATTGGGCTCTGTCAAACCAAGtataaacattattttctgaGGAATTGGTTACAAGAAGGAAATATTAGGATAGCTTCCTGTATAAAACTTGTTGAAGATAGTAGACTATTTTTATAAAGGCCTAGGTAAAAGAGATAAGCTGATTTTGTAGCAAGATTTCTACTTTGCTAAAGTGTAAGTTGTTGAGATGTAAGAAGCTTAACTTAAGATGCTAATGGCAAAGTCATTAAGCAAACACCTTGTTAGGTGTCAGACCattcaaattgtaaaactgatTCAAATTGTGTAAAACTATgtccaaaatataaatttaactaAAAATTGTGATtgttttaaagttacaaaaatgaaattattatttttaaaatctattcATGAAATCAAAGATTTTGATACCAGATATGACAtattaacttttataaatatatttattatgtaatatgtcatattaaaaaagatgtaaaaatataGAGCATACTACCTGTCCTAAGcttatatattaaaaagtaagtcATTGGTATTAGTGCTTATATATTCATAATTCAGTCATTTATCAAGAGCTGCTCCATATATAGCCAAGTTTTGACAATTTTCAAGTAAGATATACGTTATGCGAAATTAACTATCAAAATAACCAATGATTTAAGTTTTATGAAACCTCATGTTAGTTTTAAACGGAACACACCGCATAGCTGTATAAAATCTGCAAGTGATTTCATAGTATCATACACACTTTTAAGACCCAAGCAAGTTGATCAACCGCGACTGGAATTCTTAAATAGAAACATAAGACACGTTATACAGAGTttgcaagaaaatgaaaatatcttttggaAATGGGGACCACAAACCGTATTATCAATAAGCCAGCTATGCCTTGTgtatatgtgaaaaaaatgtagtaAAAAGGATGAACATTTTTATGTGGGGTTCGATTTCATAAAATGCAAGTAAGATAGTTTTAcgctaaaataaaatatgttatgctgataaattaatatattaattcTCAAGGACAGATCACGTAATTCGAAGAATGCGCAATTAGATACTTTATCAACATCTGGTGGAAGCAAAGTACATCGCGAACATGTCTGTTTACACATATTGCTTACAGAGTGGTCGCGTTAGAAAACTGAATAAAGTATAGTATAGAAAAAGTGAGTATTTATCAATTATGTGCTGTATTGGGCATGATAGATGGCAATATTATTACAGGCTATACTTTTAGGTTTAATGTGGAATTAAATTTCACAATTTATTTAGCAAAAGGCGGCCGGTCAGGAAACTGAAAAATGGTGTCTGTTATGTAACGTATCTTATGCAATATAACGTATATTATAAAAGATTAAcacaatatttatacatgtaatctataatttcaaatttagaaaatataggtTGATAAACTTTTCTAGAGTAGATCTAGACAAAACATAAGCTAATAAGACGTGTTTTCTACTTTTTAGCATGATGAAAAAGGCCAGTAACATAGCATatcttatgaaaatattttgttttattcaaaagcGTAGCAATGGAAGTAAAACTTATATGTATAAAATAGAATCAGTACATctatattttatattcttttattgtcacAAGTTATATCAACAGTGCAGGATTTTAGGCAAAAAGAATAAAGTGCGAAGAAATCTGATCTTGATTATTTGAAAAGGACAAAGAGTTTTACAATAAACGAATCACATCGCCCGTAAACACATTAAAACACCAACAAACACAGACAGATGGGAATAGAATATAATaagatatatgatatatgaaaGAGGCCTGCAGATATATAAAATTTGGTGTTCTAAGCTTTAAAAGATCTATATTTATAACTTTATAAGAACCTGAAAATTTCAGTCAAGTGTAAGTGTGTAATTTAGATTATCTTAAGATAGGATATATGAATGAGATCATGATCAAGATGATGTTCTTAAAAACAGTCGAAATGAATAACAATACCTatatactgttttaaaagtgaGTTCATTGAAATGTAATATATGTAACTGAAATGTTCCCGTTTTTCCTTACTTTTGTGTGTTTTACTGAAGATGATATATgtccaaatattttaaataagtaaGAGAAATGCAGTAACCAGTATGTTTGACTTTATATGAATGGtgttagaatatgattttttctaGTGTTAGACATTAATGCTTATCTTTAAACAACGATATAAAAACATATTGCATAAAACATAAGATACGTTATGCTTGTGACGGTCATGCTATATCAGATTTGAAAGGTTCGCAAAGGAGTTCACTTTCAAAATATGCATTGCAATAAAGGATGCACAGTTATGATTGattgttatataaaatcattggaaatatatatttttccttcAAAATATTAATGCTTTTAGAAATTGATAGTAGTGAGCTTTAAAAATTCCACAAATCAAATCtgtcaaatatgaaatattttacttttattacaaaatttaatgttgaattgTACATTAGGTCATTTCTTATAgcaatttcttttcaaaaatacgGAAAACAAAATTTTGCA
This genomic stretch from Mercenaria mercenaria strain notata unplaced genomic scaffold, MADL_Memer_1 contig_4873, whole genome shotgun sequence harbors:
- the LOC128554248 gene encoding uncharacterized protein LOC128554248, giving the protein MISSDIGVSDFRIHLINSHITLEKESQIVMLKEKEILALCYDKFGVETFEMLKQIISKNAEKLMNKHKFINAITPGVAKSIGYLTSGQHKLIETPCISIYVDKKVRNLIPLEEEPIPSLIDNFPTDVLEGKFNFICKGPNDYHKVIKMGCGIHAGVRTNNGDTLGGTLGAFVKHKTFDLCCITSAHVVLSYEELQWIKKYSYVDFGEKETKMVFQPACEQSETFGRVVAASYKEGGDRTPGVDVALIQIQSRKPTSGSFPHANKGFDLDKPFVFDSGNVIDANLLRPMTEVYKFGMTTGPTTGYIGLQGAAVRVGSNHVDDSNFGVRLYNQLEILPKHNLSFAEIGDSGALAFIGHPDCAAAIGILESGLPNGKILVTPIIDVLEALKCPRYLYRFEQDSDSGINLQFPESAEGGNVEEDMDFS